TTTTGGCTGCCTGTTCATGACTCTGGAATCGATTTGAATCCATCAAATCGGGAAAGGCGTGTCTGGATTTGAGTTGGCGGAGCCTGGGACCGATAGGCTGCTCAGACACAGACGCATCACACAGATTCGACTCAAGGACCCGCGTGGCAGACATGCTCACGCGATAGGTGCATTCATTTCCAGGAGTCATCATGAAACCTTCGCGGCTTTCCCTCCTTCTTGCCCTCGGGCTTCCCCTCGGCGCCCAATCCCCCACAGATCAGCAGAAGATCGATCAGGAGCTGCTGGATCTGCTCAATACCCCCGTCAGTGTCGCCTCGAAGAAGGCGGAATCTGTCGCCCAGGCCCCGGGCATCGTCACCGTCATCAGCCGTGCGGAGCTGGAGGGCTTTGCCGCCAAGAGCCTGGGTGAGGTCATGAGCCGGGTGGTGGGCACGGCTTTCCTGTCACCCGACGTGTTCAGCAATCAGAGTGTGGTCGTGCGCGGCCAGGAGAATACCCCCTACAACAACCACATCCTGGTGCTGCTCAACGGACGGCCCCTGCGGGATCCCATTTCCGGCGGCCTGAACGGCGCCATCTGGAATGCCGTGCCCCTGGCGGCTTTGGATCACCTCGAGATCATCCGGGGCCCTGGCTCGGTGCTCTATGGTTCCTGCGCCTATTCGGCCGTGGTGAACCTCGTCACCCGCAACACCAAGGAAAGCGGGTTGGGCGGTTCCGTGACCCTGAGTGGCGGCGCCTATGGCGGCCTCGGGCAGCAGGATCATGTGACGTTCCGGGATGGCGGTTTCCAGGGCATGGTCTCCGCCAGCACCTACCGGGACAAGGGCCCTGAGTACGCCTTCACCGACTACGACGGCCACCACAACGAGCATCCCTTCGATCGCCGCACCACCGGCGTTCTCACCAACCTTTCCTACCAGGGCTTCACCCTCAACGCCTACCAGGGCTCCTTTCAGACCTACGCCCTGAATGGCGGCTCCGAGGATTGGGATCCCGCCAACTACCAGCGGCAGGTCTTGTCCCAGATGGATCTGGGCTACTCCAAGGAGCTGAACAGCCTCGTCACCCTGGGTGCGAATGTCACCTACAACAAGATGAACTGGTCCACGGAGCCCGTGACCAATCCCGTGGAAACCAGCGCCAATGCGCTGTTGTACGAGGGCACCCTCCAGGTGCGGCCCTTCGAGGGGTTCAACATCGTGTTCGGTGCCGGCGGTGAGAAGGCCAGCTGGAATGGCACGGGCCTGCTGGTGCTGGGCGATCAGACCTCCAGCTTCCTCTACACCCAGCTGGACTACCGCATCAAAGCCGTGAAACTGATTGGCGGCGTGCAGTACAACAAGCTGGAGAACATCCATGGCAAAGCCTCGCCGCGCCTGGGCGTGGTGGTGGACTTCACGCCCGAGTTCGGCGGGAAGGCGCTCTACAGCACCGCCTTCCGCAAGGGCTACCCGCTGGAGACCGGCTTCAACCACCCGCTCTTCCGCGGCAACCTTGAGTTGAAGCCCGAACTCATCAGCACCACCGAAGTTCAGGTGTTCTACCAGGGCAAGACCGCGGGCCTCACCCTCACCTATTACTCCAGCAAGACGGACGACACCATCATCCGCAAGGTGCTGCCCTTTGCCACGCCCCCGCCGGGGCTGCCGCCCATCTACCTCAAGTACTTCAACGGCGATTCATGGAAATACAGCGGCTTCGAGCTGGAAGGGAAACTGAGCCTCTCGCGGGGTTTCATGGTCACCGGCTCCGCCAGCTATCAGACCAACGAGAATCCCGCCGGTCTGAAGGACGCGGCGCTGCACCCCAACACCATGGTCAAGCTCGGCGCCATCTACCAGAGCGAGGATTGGAGTCTGGGCATTTTCGACAACTATTCCGGGGCTCCCAAACCCACCACGCTGGTGAATCCTGGCAGCCTCAACGTGAACCATGCCGCCGAGGCCTTCCAGTGGATCACCGCCCGGCTCAGCTGGACGCCCTGGACCATCGGAAAGAACGCCATCAAGTTGACCCTGGATGCCGACAACCTGCTGGGTTCCGCCATCTACTACCCGGATTATCCGAACAAGACCGTGAACACGCTGATCCCGCTGTCCGCAGGACGCTCCTTCACCCTTGGCGCGGGCTTCACCTTCTGAGCCAATTCGCTCAAAGGAAACTCACCCGAACTTCCTTCAGATAGGTCTCCTGAAGCACCCTCTGAAGCCGCTGGAGCAAGTTGCGACGGATGTCCAGCTCCAGCGGCAAGGTGGGATCCTGCATGGCCTCATTGATGCGGGTTCCCGCCAGAACGTGGATGACATCGCTGTCCACCAGGGCCTCCGCAAGGCGCGTGGCGGGGCTGGGCTGGAACCGCTCAGGAACTTCCTGTGCTTCCAGCAGGCGGATGACCGCGGCCAGGGTGAGGGCGCCTTCGGTCACCAGGTCGAAGCCCTGCATCTGCGATTCCGGTGGCAGGGTTCCCCCCAGTTGCCCCGGTCGGCTCAGCAAGGACAGCCCCAGCTCACGGCTGAGGATCCGGGCGGTGGTGCCCCCGCAAATGATCTTCCGGCCTTGGAAGGCACGGGCCCGCTGGGCCAACATCGCGTCCCTGGCGGTGTCCACCGGCGCCCCCGTGAGCACCAGCACCTCCCGGGGCACACGCAGGTAGATCACCCCGCAGGTGATGTCGTCCTTGGCCCTCTGACCATCCAGCGCCAGGGCTTTCACCACCACCTGCCGCGCCAGCTGCCGGGCGGAGAGCCCTGGACTGCCCTGGAGCAGCTCCTTCAGGTAGGCGGATAGGGCCTGCTGCCCCCAGCCCAGCCTCGAAGGCCCACTGCCCGAAATTCCCGCCCTGGCCTGGGTCACACCATCTGAGCAGATCACGATGCGGTCCCCCGGCTGGGCCGTGAAGCGTGCCTCGCGCAGGAGCGCCTCCCGCCCATCCGCCGTGGGCAGCCGCCGCTCCTCCTTGGGCACGGCCACCACCTCTCCGCCCCGGATCAACAGGAAGGGTGGATTGTCGTACTCCACCACGCGGGTCTCCCCGCGTGCTTCCACATCCACGATGGTAAAGGTGGAATAGGCGATTTGGCGCTCGCTGCACACCGGCAGCGTTTCGAGGATGGTGGCCGCAGCACGGGTGATGTCGGCGTTCTCGGCGGCGTAGCGGGCGGCCATGGTGGCCGTGAGCTGGGCCAGCACCGAAGCCTTGATGCCACTGCCCAGACCATCGGCCAGCACGGAGACCACCCGATCGCCTTCCTCCAGCTTCTGAGAAAGGAACACATCGCCGCAGGCGGCCTGGGAGGCCTTCCGCTCCTGGGCGTGGTCCACCTCGATGAAGCAGGAACGGCTAGTTCCCACGGCGGGCATCCTCGGAGGACGCTGGTCCGCCCAGGGGGGAGGGTGTGTTTCGGAACGACGACGATAGCGATTCCAGCATCATCTCCGTTTCCGCGGCGTTCTCGCCCAGCAGGAAGGCGATCTTCTGCACCGTGGCCACGTTCTTCCGGATGACCTCCTGAGCCTGCTGGAGCACCTGCTCCCGCTGCACGGCGGGCTCGGTGATGTCCTGCAGCACGCCACCCACCAGGCGCCCCGCCTCGATGGTGAACACCGTGAGGCGGAGAATGCGGTCGCCCACCTGCACCTCGCGCCGCAGGGCCGACACCTCCTTTTCGAGGCCCCGGGCGAAGAAGCCCTTGAGCTCCGGCGCCAGGCGGCCCAGGTCGGCACCGCCCAGGCCCGGCTTCACGTCAAAGACATCCGGCGTGTCGCCGCCCAGGGTTTCCGCAAATCGCCGGTTGCACTCGATGACGTGCAGGTTTTCGTCCACCAGCACGACTCCCGCGGGCATGGAGCGGATCAATGTGTTGGCCTTGTTCATGGCGAGCTTGCGCATGTAGGACACGCACATGTTGGGCTCGGCCCGCTCCTCCAGCAGGGCCTCGGCCAGATTGCGGCAGGTGTCGTAGCCGCAGCCGCCGCAGTTGAGCTCATCCTCGGGCAGCGTCTTGCCTACCCGCCGCAGAGCGCCCTGGATGCGCTCGGCATCGTAGGCCACGTGCACCACGGGATCGGCGGTGGCCTCGGCGCGAAGGTCCAGCTCCAGCGCTGGCACTGCTGTTGGCACTGATTCACCAGTGCCCGCGGCATAGCCCATCACCTGCATCCACTTCAGGGCTGTGCCGCAGGTGCGCCGCACCTGCGGGCCATTGACGCAGCCCCCTTCGCAGGCCAGCAGTTCCAGGAAGAGCTTCTGATCCGGGATCTCCTTCAAACCCGCCAGGGCCCCCTGCAAGGAGTGGATGCCAGAGAAGGCCATGAAGGTGACGCCCTCGGGTCGGCCCCGCTGCGCGATGCTGCGGGTCATGCCACCATCGGCCGGATAGAGCGCCCCATCCCGGGCCAGCGTGGGTTGGAAGCGATCCAGCTCCGTGGGTTCACAGGCTGCGGGATCAACGCCTTCCTCCTCCAACCAGCGGTGCAGGTCGGCGAAGGTGAGGGCCAGGTTCAGCAGATCGGGTCGGCCGTCCGCCTCCAGCTTCTTGGCGATGCAGGGGCCCACGAACACGATGCCGATGTCCTCGCCGTACTCCTGGCGCAGCAGCTTGCAGTGCGCCAGCAGCGGTGAGAGCAGAGGCGTGAGCAGGGGCAGCTGCTCCACGTGGTAGCGGCGGATCAGCTCCACCACCGTGGGGCAGGCCGTGGACACATGGACGCCAGGTCCGCCCTTTTCCAGGGCCAAGGCGCAGGCCGAGGACACCGCCTGGGCGCCCAGGGCCGTTTCCGACACAGCCCAGAAACCAAGATTCCGGAGGGCATGGATGAGTTGGCGCGGTTCCAGGCCCGGGAACTCCGTCACGAAGGAGGGCGCCAGGCTCAGCACCACCCGCTCCTTGCGCCGCAGCAGGCGCCGGGCCAGCTCCAGATCATCGCGGACTTTCTTGGCGCCCACAGGGCAGACATTCACGCAGGTGCCGCAGTACACGCACCGCTCCGCCATCACCGTGGCGCTGTCCTCCACCACCTTGATGGCCTTGACCGGGCAGGCCCGCACACACTTGTAGCAGTCCTGGCAGCGGGCCTTCTCGGTGTAGATGGGCGTGCGAAAGAGCGGAATCAGCGGATCGTCCACAAGGAACCCCAGGCCTACCGTACTGAGTTCCCGCCCCTCCCGACCATGATGGAAGTCACGAGTGGCGCGGAAATTTAAGGATCTCAGGGGAATTCGAGGGGACGAGAAGCGGAACGCAGAAGACACAGAGCACAGCAGAGAACACAGAGGAGCAGCTTGACCGCACTCGGTTTAGAACCTCAGCCCCATCCACTGAGAAGGTGCCATCTCCCCGAACAGCATGCCCAGGCCGTTCTCTGCGTCCTCCAGAATCTCTGTGACCTCTGCGTTCCAGGTTTTTGAAACCCAGAACCCATTGGAGGAAGGGAAACGCCCGCAACCAAGCTGGGAGGTCAACGGGCAGGGAAAGCCTTACCATGCGGTATGAGCCAAGACGATCCCCCCCGCCAGCGCCGGGTCCGCTACAAGGGCACGCACCCCCGCCGCTTCGAGGAGAAGTACAAGGAACTGGCCCCCACCCAGCATGCCGATGAGCTGGCAAAGGTCATGGCCCGAGGTCACACGCCCGCAGGCACGCACCGCTCCATCTGCGTGGCCGAAATCCTGGAAGTGCTGAACCCGCAGCCCGGCGACGTGGCCCTGGATGCCACCCTGGGCTACGGTGGCCACACCCGCGAAATCCTGCCCCGCCTCCTGCCCGGCGGGCGCCTCTTCGGCGTGGATGTGGATCCGCTGGAGCTGCCCCGCACCGAGGCGCGCTTGCGCGATCTGGGCTACGGCGAGGACGTGTTCATCACCCGTCGCATGAATTTCGCCGGGCTGCCGCGCCTGCGGGCGGAATCCGGCGGCTTCGATCTGGTGCTGGCGGATCTGGGCGTCTCCTCCATGCAGATCGACAACCCCGCCCGGGGCTTCACCTGGAAAGCCAATGGCCCCCTGGATCTGCGCCTCAACCCCCAGCGCGGGAAATCCGCCGCCGACCTGCTGACGACACTGGACGAGGCCGCGCTGGCGGAGCTGCTGGTGGAGAACGCCGATGAACCTCACGCCGCGGCCATCGCCCGGTCCGTGCACGGCCAACCCATCCGCACGACGCGCGATCTTGCCGATCGCGTGAAGGCGGCGCTCCGCGTCGACGGCTGGGGGGACGATGACATCAAGCGATCCCTGCAGCGCACCTTCCAGGCCCTGCGCATTGCCGTGAACGACGAGTTCACGGTGCTGGACCAGTTCCTGTCCCTCCTGCCTGGCTGCCTGAAACCCGGCGGCCGGGTGGCCATCCTCACTTTCCATTCCGGCGAAGATCGGCGCGTGAAGAAGGCCTTTCTCCAGGGCCTTCGAGATGGGATCTACGCAGACGCGGCGCCAGAGCCCATCCGCGCCTCGCCGGAAGAACGCCGCGCCAATCCCCGCTCCACCAGTGCCAAGCTGCGCTGGGCTAGGCTTCCCAAGGATTGAAAGTCAGCCTCTGAAATCACGATAAAGTAATCAGATATGCCCACATCAGCCCCGTCCTCCCCGTTTCGTGCGGCCCTGCTCTGGCTGCTGGCCGCGCTGCTCATGGCCGCCACGGTCATCTACCAGCGGCGAACCGGGCCCACTCATCCCCTGCGGGGCACGGTGAGCATCCAGCAGAAAACCATCGCCTATCGCCTGATCCGCAGTGAGGAGACTGTGCGGGAGGCCCGCGTGGCCCTGCCCGATCCCGGCGTGCCCGGAACCCTGGTGTGGCGCCGCTTTCCCACCCAGGAACCCTGGACCCGACAGTCCATGGTGCATGAAACCAAGGATGGCAAGGCGGAGCTGGCAGGCTACCTGCCGAAGCAACCCCCGGCGGGCAAGGTGGAATACGCGGTGGAACTGGGCGCATCCGGCTCAGCGCAGCGCATCCCCGCCGGCGATCCCATCGTGCTGCGCTACAAGGGGCCCGTGTCCACGGCGCTTCTCATATCGCATGTCTCCATGATGTTCCTCGCGGTGTTCATCGGCCTGCGGGCGGGCCTCGGCGCCCTCTTCGGCACCACGGCGCCGCGTCGGCTCATGTGGATCACCCTGGGCTGTCTGACGCTGGGCGGTCTGATCCTGGGGCCCTTCGTGCAGAAGGCCACCTTCGGCGCCTACTGGACGGGCTTCCCCTGGGGCTACGACCTGACGGACAACAAGACCCTGCTCATGTGGCTGGCCTGGGCGCTGGCCGCCCTCGTTGCGGGCCTGCGCCCCCAAGCCCGCGACGGCCGGGGCCGCCTCGCCGTGCTGGCCGCCACCCTGGCCATGGCCGTGGTCTACCTCATCCCCCACAGCATGCGCGGCAGCCAGTTGGACTACAGCAAGGTGAAGGCCGGAACCAACGCCACCGACGCGGTCGTCACGGGACGCTGACCGAGGAAACAACTGAGCCCGCTCATACCAAATTGAGCTCAATCCAACTAGAAAAGGACTTCCACCACCAAGACACCAAGGCACCAAGAACTGCATGAATTGAAGCTCTGGTTTTCTTGGTGTCTTGGCTCTTGGCGTCTTGGTGGTGGTCCTTATCTGTTGAATTACAATCCGCATCATGGGAAGTGCGCCGCCGCGTAGCCGATGTAGGCTCCAGCTGGACTCGCATAGTCCCAGATGTTGACCGTCTCGTCTGAACCGAAGCGGCTGCGCCAGGTGGCGGAATCGATGAGCAGCAGCAGGCTGGGGGACGACGAGGCCCGCACATTCTGGTTGTAGGGATCGTCAGCGTGATCGAGGTAGAGATCCTCGCTGAGGAAGTGGATGAGCTCGTGGCCGCAGATCCAGATGGGTTGGGTGGGAATGTTCAGCACCCGCAGGCTGGCGTTCAGGAAACCGGTGCTGCCGTGGCAGCCCTCGGTGTAGTGCTGGGTTCCCTGGGCCGGATAACGGGTGTCCACGGTGCCCAGGACGATCTGGGACACCGGCGAGTAGCCGCGGTACCGCCAGATGGCGAAGTCCGATCCAAACGTGTCGGCACCGCCGTTCACGTGGTAGAGGTTCTGCCGCATGTAGTCGAGGAAGCCGCCGATGGTGGCCAGCCGAGAACCGCCGAGGATGCCCGTCTGCCTGAGCCAGGCGTAGGTCCAACGCGGATCGGCGAAGCCCGTGCGGGGCCGGTTGTTATTCCGCAGCGTGGGTTGGTTGGCGCCCGGGTAGGTTCCCAAGCCCACATTCCCATTGGGCAGCAGCCACCCCATGGTGGAGCTGTCGAGAAGCCAGCGCAGCCCATCGGTGTCGTAGTCCGTGAGGGACCAGGGCAGCTGATGGGAGGTCTCCAGCATCAGGGAGAAGGCCACATGGCTGGTGTAGAGCGTCCAGAAGTAGGCCGGGGTCACCTGCAGCATGGTCGAGTTTGAATCGATGCCGACCTGTGCATAGACGTTGGTGGGCCGGTCTGTCAGCGCCAAATCGCCGGGCGCAGAACCCGCCACCATGGTCACAGGCGCGGCCCCGGCGTTGAACCAGGCCACATGATCGAGGTAAGCCTGGTTCAGATCCGCCTGCTGGGAGCCGGACCAGGCGGGCCACGCCACCTTCTGCGCATCCCCCGGCGCGATGTAGTAGTTGAAGGGATCGCCGCTCTGGATCTGCCAGCGGACGGCAGCGGCAACCACAGGATGAGCCGCCAGCCAACCTCCGAGATCCTGGAAGGCGGACACCACAGCGGCCGCGCTGGTGACGCTTCCGCCTGCGCCTCCAGTGACCACCACCGTGAACGCGGTGCCATCATCCATGGCCGCGAAGGCCGGTGCCGTGTAGGTGCTGTTCGTGGCGCCGCCAATGGGAACGCCGTTCCGGCACCACTGGTACGAGAGGCCGCCCGAGCCCGTGGCTGTCACGCTGAAGCTGGGGATGTCGCCCGGGGACAGGATGAGTCCGTGCGGCTGCGCTGTGATCACCGGCGGCTTCACCACCACCGCGAGGCTCGGGCTGGTGGCGCCCGTACCGCCGGCATTGGTGGCGCTGATGGTGTAGCTGGCCGCAGGACTGGCCACCGTGGGGGTTCCGGAGATCTGCCCGGTGCTGGGATCAAGGTTCAGCCCTGCCGGCAGCGCGGGGTTGACGCTCCAGGCGGAGGAGGGCCCGCCCGAATTGACGGGCACCAGCGGGGTGATGGCGACGTCTTTGAAGAAGGTGTAGCTCCCGCTGGCATAGGCGATGTGCGGGGCGTTCTGGCTCACGGTCAGGCTGAAGCTGGGCGCGCTGGTGCCACCGGAATTGGTGGCCGTCACGGTGTAGGTGGCCGCTGCCGAAATGGCCGTGGGCGTGCCGCTGATCTGCCCCGTCACGGTGTTGAAACTGAGCCCTGCCGGCAGGGTGGGAAGGATGCTCCAAGCGGCCACCGGTCCCCCGCTGTTGACCGGCGAGATGGTCACCGGCGTGCCCAGATCCAGCG
This sequence is a window from Geothrix sp. PMB-07. Protein-coding genes within it:
- a CDS encoding TonB-dependent siderophore receptor, whose protein sequence is MKPSRLSLLLALGLPLGAQSPTDQQKIDQELLDLLNTPVSVASKKAESVAQAPGIVTVISRAELEGFAAKSLGEVMSRVVGTAFLSPDVFSNQSVVVRGQENTPYNNHILVLLNGRPLRDPISGGLNGAIWNAVPLAALDHLEIIRGPGSVLYGSCAYSAVVNLVTRNTKESGLGGSVTLSGGAYGGLGQQDHVTFRDGGFQGMVSASTYRDKGPEYAFTDYDGHHNEHPFDRRTTGVLTNLSYQGFTLNAYQGSFQTYALNGGSEDWDPANYQRQVLSQMDLGYSKELNSLVTLGANVTYNKMNWSTEPVTNPVETSANALLYEGTLQVRPFEGFNIVFGAGGEKASWNGTGLLVLGDQTSSFLYTQLDYRIKAVKLIGGVQYNKLENIHGKASPRLGVVVDFTPEFGGKALYSTAFRKGYPLETGFNHPLFRGNLELKPELISTTEVQVFYQGKTAGLTLTYYSSKTDDTIIRKVLPFATPPPGLPPIYLKYFNGDSWKYSGFELEGKLSLSRGFMVTGSASYQTNENPAGLKDAALHPNTMVKLGAIYQSEDWSLGIFDNYSGAPKPTTLVNPGSLNVNHAAEAFQWITARLSWTPWTIGKNAIKLTLDADNLLGSAIYYPDYPNKTVNTLIPLSAGRSFTLGAGFTF
- a CDS encoding PP2C family protein-serine/threonine phosphatase codes for the protein MGTSRSCFIEVDHAQERKASQAACGDVFLSQKLEEGDRVVSVLADGLGSGIKASVLAQLTATMAARYAAENADITRAAATILETLPVCSERQIAYSTFTIVDVEARGETRVVEYDNPPFLLIRGGEVVAVPKEERRLPTADGREALLREARFTAQPGDRIVICSDGVTQARAGISGSGPSRLGWGQQALSAYLKELLQGSPGLSARQLARQVVVKALALDGQRAKDDITCGVIYLRVPREVLVLTGAPVDTARDAMLAQRARAFQGRKIICGGTTARILSRELGLSLLSRPGQLGGTLPPESQMQGFDLVTEGALTLAAVIRLLEAQEVPERFQPSPATRLAEALVDSDVIHVLAGTRINEAMQDPTLPLELDIRRNLLQRLQRVLQETYLKEVRVSFL
- a CDS encoding [Fe-Fe] hydrogenase large subunit C-terminal domain-containing protein: MDDPLIPLFRTPIYTEKARCQDCYKCVRACPVKAIKVVEDSATVMAERCVYCGTCVNVCPVGAKKVRDDLELARRLLRRKERVVLSLAPSFVTEFPGLEPRQLIHALRNLGFWAVSETALGAQAVSSACALALEKGGPGVHVSTACPTVVELIRRYHVEQLPLLTPLLSPLLAHCKLLRQEYGEDIGIVFVGPCIAKKLEADGRPDLLNLALTFADLHRWLEEEGVDPAACEPTELDRFQPTLARDGALYPADGGMTRSIAQRGRPEGVTFMAFSGIHSLQGALAGLKEIPDQKLFLELLACEGGCVNGPQVRRTCGTALKWMQVMGYAAGTGESVPTAVPALELDLRAEATADPVVHVAYDAERIQGALRRVGKTLPEDELNCGGCGYDTCRNLAEALLEERAEPNMCVSYMRKLAMNKANTLIRSMPAGVVLVDENLHVIECNRRFAETLGGDTPDVFDVKPGLGGADLGRLAPELKGFFARGLEKEVSALRREVQVGDRILRLTVFTIEAGRLVGGVLQDITEPAVQREQVLQQAQEVIRKNVATVQKIAFLLGENAAETEMMLESLSSSFRNTPSPLGGPASSEDARRGN
- the rsmH gene encoding 16S rRNA (cytosine(1402)-N(4))-methyltransferase RsmH; this translates as MSQDDPPRQRRVRYKGTHPRRFEEKYKELAPTQHADELAKVMARGHTPAGTHRSICVAEILEVLNPQPGDVALDATLGYGGHTREILPRLLPGGRLFGVDVDPLELPRTEARLRDLGYGEDVFITRRMNFAGLPRLRAESGGFDLVLADLGVSSMQIDNPARGFTWKANGPLDLRLNPQRGKSAADLLTTLDEAALAELLVENADEPHAAAIARSVHGQPIRTTRDLADRVKAALRVDGWGDDDIKRSLQRTFQALRIAVNDEFTVLDQFLSLLPGCLKPGGRVAILTFHSGEDRRVKKAFLQGLRDGIYADAAPEPIRASPEERRANPRSTSAKLRWARLPKD